In a genomic window of Saccharothrix sp. HUAS TT1:
- a CDS encoding DUF4230 domain-containing protein gives MKWRIGVAAAVLAVVGGLVAAMVVVPKLWGTDTIDRSQPALLQSLRDLSQYHASAGDFQVVLDIERDVRYVPSALAGQRTLFVAAGTVNAYVDFGGLAEDALEVPPTSATGEARKVRLALPRAVLDKPNLDQERCYVFAQERGLLDRLASLVETQDQQPFYVAAEAKIADAARESGLVERADDNTRKMLTGMFGALGYQVEFRDVS, from the coding sequence ATGAAGTGGCGCATCGGTGTGGCGGCGGCGGTGCTCGCGGTGGTCGGCGGGCTGGTGGCGGCGATGGTGGTGGTGCCGAAGCTCTGGGGCACCGACACCATCGACCGCAGCCAACCGGCGTTGTTGCAGTCGTTGCGCGACCTGAGCCAGTACCACGCCTCGGCGGGCGACTTCCAGGTCGTGCTCGACATCGAGCGCGACGTCCGGTACGTGCCGTCGGCGCTGGCCGGGCAGCGGACGCTGTTCGTGGCGGCCGGGACGGTGAACGCCTACGTCGACTTCGGCGGGCTGGCCGAGGACGCGCTGGAGGTGCCGCCGACCAGCGCCACGGGCGAGGCCCGGAAGGTCCGCCTGGCGCTGCCGCGGGCGGTGCTGGACAAGCCGAACCTGGACCAGGAGCGGTGCTACGTGTTCGCCCAGGAGCGCGGCCTGCTCGACCGGCTGGCGTCGCTGGTGGAGACGCAGGACCAGCAGCCGTTCTACGTGGCGGCGGAGGCGAAGATCGCCGACGCGGCGCGCGAGTCCGGGCTGGTCGAGCGCGCCGACGACAACACCCGCAAGATGCTGACCGGCATGTTCGGCGCGCTGGGCTACCAGGTCGAGTTCCGCGACGTGAGCTGA
- a CDS encoding glycoside hydrolase family 9 protein → MSGALASGTAHAADYERLINGTFSGSSADPWWASAGVSNRVTGGELCATVTGGTVNPWDSLIGQNGVPFEAGQSYTMSFDAYASVARPAAAVAGEGVSPYRQIAKHDVALTTTKQRFSFTFTSELDFPDAGPGQVTFHLGAVAADTTVCVDNVSLIGGVKPPGGDPGVPAKKINVNQVAYVPGLAKQATLTSTATVAQAWALKNSAGATVATGTTVPRGGVDPESGDSTHLIDFSSFDTPGAGYTLTVGAETSYPFDIATDAIKKLRYDSLAYFYHNRSGIEIEAEYVGEEYARPAGHLNVAPNQGDNNVPCLATIPCGYTLDVRGGWYDAGDHGKYVVNGGISAWQVLNTYERAKLIGDAAALGDGKLSIPERANGVPDILDEARWEVEFLLKMQAPDGMVHHKIHDQNWTGLPLLPHEDPQARRLSATSTAATLNTAAVAAQAARIWKTIDPAFSAKALAAATKAYAAAKANPNKIADPNDGTGGGSYSDATLTDEFYWAAAEMFTTTGEAAYRTDLTSSTLYKGKSVNTRGYDWGSTGPLGDITLALVPNGLPAADVAAIKSAFTAVADSHLAKMATQAYPAPYQPTTGYDWGSNGLVANNISVLALAHDFTGQAKYRAGVFQALNYLFGRNPMSYSYVSGYGEQPVKNVHHRHWANQLEPTLPTAPAGALSGGPNSALQDPIAARLLEGCEPQKCFVDHIEAYSVNEVTVNWNSALAWIASWAAEKVTTAPPVDTTAPSTPGTPVASDITTTGAKLTWTASTDAESGVKEYDVISVEGDALRVVATVTSPSATLTGLRPDTAYSFTVVAKNGANLRSATSPQVSVRTKPDVVAGGCKVVWQASTWSTGMSVNLTVANTGTQAWNGWKLEFTMPGAQKITQGWSATWSQSGQAATASNVAWNGNVAAGSSANIGFNSSGSGSTAKPTDFRVNGQACTIG, encoded by the coding sequence GTGAGCGGCGCGCTAGCGTCCGGAACGGCCCACGCGGCGGACTACGAGCGCCTGATCAACGGCACCTTCAGCGGCAGCTCGGCCGATCCGTGGTGGGCCAGCGCGGGCGTGTCGAACCGGGTCACCGGCGGCGAGCTGTGCGCCACGGTCACCGGCGGCACGGTCAACCCGTGGGACTCCCTGATCGGCCAGAACGGCGTCCCGTTCGAAGCCGGTCAGTCCTACACGATGTCGTTCGACGCCTACGCCTCGGTCGCCCGGCCGGCGGCGGCGGTGGCGGGTGAGGGCGTGAGCCCCTACCGGCAGATCGCCAAGCACGACGTCGCGCTGACCACGACGAAGCAGCGCTTCAGCTTCACCTTCACCTCGGAGCTGGACTTCCCGGACGCAGGCCCCGGCCAGGTGACGTTCCACCTCGGCGCCGTGGCGGCGGACACCACCGTCTGCGTGGACAACGTCTCGCTGATCGGTGGCGTGAAGCCGCCGGGCGGCGACCCGGGCGTGCCCGCGAAGAAGATCAACGTGAACCAGGTGGCCTACGTGCCGGGCCTGGCCAAGCAGGCGACGCTGACCTCCACCGCGACGGTCGCGCAGGCGTGGGCGCTGAAGAACTCCGCCGGCGCCACCGTGGCCACCGGCACCACCGTGCCCCGGGGCGGTGTGGACCCCGAGTCGGGCGACTCCACGCACCTGATCGACTTCTCGTCGTTCGACACCCCGGGCGCCGGCTACACGCTGACCGTCGGGGCGGAGACGAGCTACCCGTTCGACATCGCGACCGACGCGATCAAGAAGCTGCGGTACGACTCGCTGGCGTACTTCTACCACAACCGCAGCGGCATCGAGATCGAAGCGGAGTACGTGGGCGAGGAGTACGCGCGCCCGGCCGGCCACCTCAACGTCGCGCCGAACCAGGGTGACAACAACGTCCCCTGCCTCGCGACCATCCCCTGCGGCTACACGCTGGACGTGCGCGGCGGCTGGTACGACGCGGGCGACCACGGCAAGTACGTCGTCAACGGCGGCATCTCGGCGTGGCAGGTGCTCAACACCTACGAGCGCGCGAAGCTGATCGGCGACGCCGCCGCCCTGGGCGACGGCAAGCTGTCCATCCCGGAGCGGGCCAACGGCGTGCCCGACATCCTGGACGAGGCCCGCTGGGAGGTCGAGTTCCTGCTGAAGATGCAGGCGCCCGACGGCATGGTGCACCACAAGATCCACGACCAGAACTGGACCGGCCTGCCCCTGCTGCCGCACGAGGACCCGCAGGCGCGGCGGCTGTCCGCGACCAGCACGGCGGCGACGCTGAACACGGCCGCGGTGGCCGCGCAGGCGGCCCGCATCTGGAAGACGATCGACCCGGCGTTCTCGGCGAAGGCGCTCGCGGCGGCCACCAAGGCGTACGCGGCGGCGAAGGCGAACCCGAACAAGATCGCCGACCCGAACGACGGCACCGGCGGCGGCTCGTACAGCGACGCCACCCTGACCGACGAGTTCTACTGGGCCGCGGCGGAGATGTTCACGACCACCGGTGAGGCGGCCTACCGGACCGACCTCACGTCGTCGACCCTGTACAAGGGCAAGAGCGTGAACACGCGCGGCTACGACTGGGGCTCCACCGGTCCGCTGGGCGACATCACGCTGGCCCTCGTGCCCAACGGCCTGCCCGCCGCCGACGTCGCGGCGATCAAGTCGGCGTTCACCGCCGTGGCGGACTCGCACCTGGCGAAGATGGCGACCCAGGCGTACCCGGCGCCGTACCAGCCGACCACGGGCTACGACTGGGGCTCCAACGGCCTGGTCGCGAACAACATCTCGGTGCTGGCGCTGGCGCACGACTTCACCGGTCAGGCGAAGTACCGCGCGGGCGTGTTCCAGGCCCTGAACTACCTGTTCGGCCGCAACCCGATGTCGTACTCGTACGTCTCGGGCTACGGCGAGCAGCCGGTGAAGAACGTGCACCACCGGCACTGGGCGAACCAGCTGGAGCCGACGCTGCCGACCGCGCCCGCGGGCGCCCTGTCCGGCGGCCCGAACAGCGCGCTGCAGGACCCGATCGCCGCGCGCCTGCTCGAAGGCTGCGAGCCGCAGAAGTGCTTCGTGGACCACATCGAGGCGTACTCGGTGAACGAGGTCACGGTCAACTGGAACTCCGCGCTCGCGTGGATCGCCAGCTGGGCGGCGGAGAAGGTCACCACCGCCCCGCCGGTGGACACCACCGCGCCGTCGACGCCGGGCACCCCCGTGGCGTCCGACATCACCACGACCGGCGCGAAGCTGACGTGGACCGCGTCCACCGACGCGGAGAGCGGCGTCAAGGAGTACGACGTCATCTCGGTCGAGGGCGACGCGCTGCGCGTCGTCGCCACGGTCACCTCGCCGTCGGCGACGCTGACCGGGCTGCGGCCGGACACCGCGTACAGCTTCACCGTCGTGGCGAAGAACGGCGCGAACCTGCGGTCGGCCACGTCGCCGCAGGTGAGCGTGCGGACCAAGCCGGACGTGGTGGCGGGCGGCTGCAAGGTCGTGTGGCAGGCGTCGACCTGGTCCACCGGCATGTCGGTGAACCTGACCGTGGCGAACACCGGCACCCAGGCGTGGAACGGCTGGAAGCTGGAGTTCACCATGCCGGGCGCGCAGAAGATCACCCAGGGCTGGTCGGCCACCTGGTCCCAGTCGGGTCAGGCCGCCACCGCGTCGAACGTGGCGTGGAACGGCAACGTGGCGGCCGGCTCGTCGGCCAACATCGGTTTCAACTCCTCGGGGTCGGGCTCGACGGCGAAGCCGACCGACTTCCGGGTGAACGGTCAGGCTTGCACGATCGGCTGA
- a CDS encoding glycoside hydrolase family 19 protein, protein MSRIRVVAAIAAFVVGAALTVVAANTASAAACASAWAPSTVYTGGTTASHAGRNWRAQWWTQNETPGSASVWADQGACGGGTTPPPASCDHPAWVQGQWYTAGSIVRYRDGKYYVAEHDNPGYDPTVSTWYWEPYNCGSTPTTTTTAPVPGGFVVSEAQFRQMFPNRNSFYTYSGLTAALSAYPGFAKTGSDTVRKQEAAAFLANANHETGGLVHIVEQNQANYPHYCDPGQPYGCPAGQAAYYGRGPIQLSWNFNYKAAGDALGLPLLTNPWLVQNDASVAWKTALWYWNTQSGPGTMTPHNAMVNGYGFGETIRSINGSLECGGRNPAQVQSRVDAYNRFVGILGVPAGNNLYC, encoded by the coding sequence GTGTCGAGAATCCGCGTAGTGGCGGCGATCGCCGCCTTCGTGGTCGGGGCGGCACTGACCGTGGTGGCGGCCAACACCGCCTCGGCGGCGGCCTGCGCGTCCGCGTGGGCCCCTTCCACCGTCTACACCGGCGGCACGACGGCGTCCCACGCCGGCCGCAACTGGCGCGCCCAGTGGTGGACCCAGAACGAGACGCCCGGCTCCGCGTCGGTCTGGGCCGACCAGGGCGCCTGCGGCGGTGGCACCACGCCGCCGCCGGCGTCCTGCGACCACCCGGCGTGGGTGCAGGGCCAGTGGTACACCGCCGGCAGCATCGTCCGGTACCGCGACGGCAAGTACTATGTCGCCGAGCACGACAACCCGGGCTACGACCCGACCGTCAGCACCTGGTACTGGGAGCCCTACAACTGCGGCTCGACCCCGACCACCACGACCACGGCCCCCGTGCCGGGCGGTTTCGTGGTCAGCGAGGCGCAGTTCCGGCAGATGTTCCCGAACCGGAACTCGTTCTACACCTACTCCGGCCTCACCGCCGCGCTGAGCGCGTACCCCGGTTTCGCCAAGACCGGCAGCGACACCGTGCGCAAGCAGGAGGCGGCGGCGTTCCTGGCCAACGCCAACCACGAGACCGGCGGCCTGGTGCACATCGTCGAGCAGAACCAGGCGAACTACCCGCACTACTGCGACCCGGGCCAGCCGTACGGCTGCCCCGCGGGTCAGGCGGCCTACTACGGCCGCGGTCCGATCCAGCTCAGCTGGAACTTCAACTACAAGGCGGCGGGCGACGCGCTCGGCCTGCCGCTGCTGACCAACCCGTGGCTGGTGCAGAACGACGCCTCGGTGGCCTGGAAGACCGCCCTCTGGTACTGGAACACCCAGTCCGGCCCGGGCACGATGACCCCGCACAACGCGATGGTCAACGGGTACGGCTTCGGCGAGACGATCCGCAGCATCAACGGGTCGCTGGAGTGCGGCGGGCGCAACCCGGCGCAGGTCCAGAGCCGGGTCGACGCCTACAACCGGTTCGTCGGCATCCTCGGCGTGCCGGCGGGCAACAACCTGTACTGCTGA
- a CDS encoding DUF305 domain-containing protein has product MRRLAALVAGLLVLAGCGAQPAATPPPVSTVVETNDFNDTDVMFLQMSVPHHRAALEIVRLAKDREVRAEVKTLAAAIEVTQLSEVDSMTKWLADWDKPESAGDNPQLHAGHGGDHSTSPEAIAELAATDSAGFEKAFLNLLIAHQHNAVAMAKLEKEGGVNPQARDLATRIFDSRTAQIAQMLGYLD; this is encoded by the coding sequence TTGCGACGCCTCGCGGCCCTGGTGGCCGGACTGCTCGTGCTCGCCGGTTGCGGCGCCCAACCCGCCGCGACCCCACCGCCGGTGTCGACCGTCGTGGAGACGAACGACTTCAACGACACCGACGTGATGTTCCTGCAGATGTCCGTGCCGCACCACCGGGCGGCCCTGGAGATCGTGCGGCTGGCCAAGGACCGGGAGGTGCGCGCCGAGGTGAAGACGCTGGCGGCGGCCATCGAGGTCACCCAGCTGTCCGAAGTGGACTCGATGACGAAGTGGCTGGCCGACTGGGACAAGCCCGAGTCGGCGGGCGACAACCCGCAGCTGCACGCGGGCCACGGCGGCGACCACTCGACCAGCCCGGAGGCCATCGCGGAACTCGCCGCGACCGACTCGGCCGGGTTCGAGAAGGCGTTCCTGAACCTGCTCATCGCCCACCAGCACAACGCGGTGGCGATGGCGAAGCTGGAGAAGGAGGGCGGCGTCAACCCGCAGGCGCGGGACCTGGCGACGCGGATCTTCGACTCCCGCACCGCGCAGATCGCGCAGATGCTCGGGTACCTGGACTAG
- a CDS encoding alpha/beta fold hydrolase: MEEHKVIADDGRVLWAAESGPAESGRGESGRGEPLVLCHGGPGLWDVFDGLAELLANRVRVIRWDQRGGGRSEREGPYTLARTLADLDAVRVHFGLTRMAVLGHSWGAAVALHYALDYPNRVSSLVYVSGTGLGQEWRPEYRRNLAERLGDDSGAAGGPDEPVGREAAIRRWTADFADPSTARWHAEALATPWFGVNEEANAALVAESLGWDERDLVSRCRVLDVPTLIVDGAADVRPRWAVDSLADALPDVARVVLPGAGHVPWVESPGSFGWAVLAHLAR, translated from the coding sequence GTGGAGGAGCACAAGGTCATCGCGGACGACGGCCGCGTGTTGTGGGCAGCCGAGTCCGGGCCCGCCGAGTCTGGGCGCGGCGAGTCCGGGCGCGGCGAGCCGCTGGTGCTGTGCCACGGCGGCCCCGGGCTGTGGGACGTGTTCGACGGCCTCGCCGAGCTGCTGGCGAACCGGGTGCGGGTGATCCGCTGGGACCAGCGCGGCGGCGGCCGGTCCGAGCGGGAGGGCCCGTACACGCTGGCCCGGACCCTGGCCGACCTGGACGCGGTCCGGGTCCACTTCGGGCTGACCCGGATGGCGGTGCTGGGCCACTCGTGGGGCGCGGCCGTGGCGCTGCACTACGCGCTGGACTACCCGAACCGGGTGTCGTCGCTGGTCTACGTCTCCGGCACCGGGCTCGGGCAGGAGTGGCGGCCGGAGTACCGGCGCAACCTCGCCGAACGGCTGGGCGACGACTCTGGCGCGGCGGGCGGACCGGACGAGCCGGTCGGGCGGGAGGCGGCGATCCGCCGGTGGACCGCCGACTTCGCCGATCCGTCGACCGCCCGGTGGCACGCCGAGGCGCTGGCCACGCCGTGGTTCGGCGTGAACGAGGAGGCCAACGCGGCGCTGGTCGCCGAGTCGCTGGGCTGGGACGAGCGGGACCTGGTCTCGCGCTGCCGCGTGCTGGACGTGCCGACCCTGATCGTGGACGGCGCGGCGGACGTCCGGCCCCGGTGGGCGGTGGACTCGCTGGCCGACGCGCTGCCGGACGTGGCGCGGGTGGTGCTGCCGGGCGCGGGCCACGTGCCGTGGGTCGAGTCGCCCGGCTCGTTCGGCTGGGCGGTGCTCGCGCACCTGGCCCGGTGA
- a CDS encoding pseudouridine synthase: MRRKLRPPLAQRHGLDPARLRLPDDGPWATVRDHLVDRLPRVAPERIDLMLAEGRIHDLAGPIAPDAAFTPGTSVWFHRDLPDEVPVPFDIGVVHRDDAIVVVDKPHFLATIPRGSHVVETALVRLRRDLGLPQLSPAHRLDRVTAGLVMFVVEPSLRGKYQTLFKDRAVRKEYEAIAPHDPALALPTRVSSRIVKVKGVITAQEVPGPPNAETLVDLVEHRAGWGRYRLLPVTGRTHQLRLHMASLGVPIRHDDFYPVLREKPLDDFTDPLQLLAKVLEFTDPVTGEHRRFTSNLSLDL; encoded by the coding sequence ATGAGGCGCAAGCTCCGGCCGCCGCTCGCGCAGCGCCACGGCCTCGACCCGGCACGGCTGCGGCTGCCCGACGACGGCCCGTGGGCGACCGTCCGCGACCACCTGGTCGACCGGCTGCCCAGGGTGGCGCCCGAGCGCATCGACCTGATGCTCGCCGAGGGCCGGATCCACGACCTCGCCGGGCCCATCGCGCCCGACGCGGCGTTCACGCCCGGCACGTCGGTGTGGTTCCACCGCGACCTGCCCGACGAGGTGCCGGTCCCGTTCGACATCGGCGTCGTGCACCGCGACGACGCCATCGTGGTGGTCGACAAGCCGCACTTCCTGGCCACCATCCCGCGCGGCAGCCACGTGGTGGAGACGGCGCTGGTGCGGCTGCGCCGCGACCTCGGGCTGCCGCAGCTCAGCCCGGCGCACCGGCTGGACCGGGTGACCGCCGGGCTGGTCATGTTCGTGGTCGAGCCGAGCCTGCGCGGCAAGTACCAGACGCTGTTCAAGGACCGCGCGGTGCGCAAGGAGTACGAGGCCATCGCGCCGCACGACCCCGCGCTGGCCCTGCCGACCCGCGTCAGCAGCCGGATCGTCAAGGTCAAGGGCGTGATCACGGCGCAGGAGGTGCCCGGCCCGCCCAACGCCGAGACGCTGGTGGACCTGGTCGAGCACCGCGCCGGGTGGGGCCGGTACCGGCTGCTGCCCGTCACCGGCCGCACCCACCAGCTCCGCCTGCACATGGCCTCGCTCGGCGTGCCGATCCGGCACGACGACTTCTACCCCGTGCTGCGCGAGAAGCCGTTGGACGACTTCACCGACCCGCTGCAGCTGCTGGCGAAGGTGCTCGAGTTCACCGACCCGGTGACGGGCGAGCACCGCCGCTTCACCAGCAACCTCTCGCTCGACCTCTAG
- a CDS encoding lytic polysaccharide monooxygenase, producing MSLKRKLAVALAAVGIAPFLVVVSAGTASAHGYISSPPSRQAMCAQGRVSNCGPIVYEPQSVEGAKGQQNCHAGLSQFAQLSDDSKAWPTTSVGNNVTFNWTLTARHSTTTWQYFVGGSKIAEFNDGGRQPAATVTHNVSLGGRTGRIKLLAVWNIADTPMAFYSCVDLQVGSGGGNPPTTTTQPTTTTRPPTTTTAPPVGGTWAANTAYSVGSQVTYGGANYRCIQAHTSLVGWEPPNTASLWQRL from the coding sequence ATGAGCCTGAAACGCAAGCTCGCCGTGGCCCTGGCCGCAGTGGGCATCGCCCCGTTCCTCGTCGTGGTCTCGGCGGGAACGGCGAGCGCGCACGGCTACATCTCGTCGCCGCCCAGTCGGCAAGCGATGTGCGCGCAAGGACGGGTCTCGAACTGCGGACCCATCGTGTACGAGCCGCAGAGCGTGGAGGGGGCGAAGGGGCAGCAGAACTGCCACGCCGGCCTGAGCCAGTTCGCCCAGCTCAGCGACGACAGCAAGGCGTGGCCCACCACGTCGGTCGGCAACAACGTGACGTTCAACTGGACGCTCACCGCCCGGCACTCCACCACCACCTGGCAGTACTTCGTCGGCGGCAGCAAGATCGCCGAGTTCAACGACGGCGGCCGGCAGCCCGCGGCCACCGTGACGCACAACGTGAGCCTGGGCGGTCGCACCGGTCGGATCAAGCTGCTGGCCGTCTGGAACATCGCCGACACGCCCATGGCGTTCTACTCGTGCGTCGACCTCCAGGTCGGCTCCGGTGGCGGCAACCCGCCGACCACCACGACGCAGCCGACCACGACCACGCGGCCCCCGACGACCACCACCGCCCCCCCTGTGGGCGGCACGTGGGCGGCGAACACCGCGTACTCGGTCGGCTCGCAGGTGACGTACGGCGGTGCGAACTACCGCTGCATCCAGGCCCACACGTCCCTCGTGGGCTGGGAGCCGCCGAACACCGCGTCCCTGTGGCAGAGGCTCTGA
- a CDS encoding AraC family ligand binding domain-containing protein has product MQWTRYWRAADRPVEAMHAHFTSHRYHRHSHDAYSFGVTEQGAQAFRCRGGVHTSAAGMVLAFNPDEAHDGRTATEDGFTYRIVHIGPDLVAELLPRLPLFRDPVVHAPELADALRRLHGALQEGAGLARDEHLMRAVRAMASRVMSLPTGAPATADPSAARDLIEAHYADDLTTAELTEATGLSRFALYRAFRAEYGLAPSDYQRQRRLREARRLLAAGRPAAEAAALAGFADQAHLTRWFRRCYGITPAAYARAAT; this is encoded by the coding sequence GTGCAGTGGACGCGGTACTGGCGCGCGGCCGACCGGCCGGTCGAGGCGATGCACGCGCACTTTACGTCGCACCGGTACCACCGGCACAGCCACGACGCGTACTCGTTCGGCGTGACCGAGCAGGGCGCGCAGGCGTTCCGGTGCCGGGGCGGCGTGCACACCAGCGCGGCCGGGATGGTGCTGGCGTTCAACCCCGACGAGGCGCACGACGGCCGCACCGCCACCGAGGACGGCTTCACCTACCGGATCGTCCACATCGGACCGGACCTGGTGGCCGAGCTGCTGCCGCGGCTGCCGCTGTTCCGCGACCCGGTCGTGCACGCGCCGGAGCTGGCCGACGCGCTCCGCCGCCTGCACGGCGCCCTGCAGGAGGGCGCGGGCCTGGCCCGGGACGAGCACCTGATGCGCGCGGTCCGCGCGATGGCCTCCCGCGTCATGTCCCTGCCGACCGGCGCCCCGGCCACCGCCGACCCCTCCGCCGCGCGCGACCTGATCGAGGCCCACTACGCGGACGACCTGACCACCGCCGAGCTGACCGAGGCGACCGGGCTGAGCAGGTTCGCGCTCTACCGCGCGTTCCGCGCCGAGTACGGCCTGGCGCCCAGCGACTACCAGCGCCAACGCCGGTTGCGCGAGGCCAGGCGACTGCTCGCGGCGGGTCGCCCGGCGGCCGAGGCGGCGGCGCTCGCGGGCTTCGCCGACCAGGCCCACCTGACCCGCTGGTTCCGCCGCTGCTACGGCATCACCCCGGCCGCCTACGCCCGTGCGGCGACCTGA
- a CDS encoding carboxymuconolactone decarboxylase family protein: MPHIELHNSLPGIAGLMNYRPETGRPLTELTEVLLRGPSDLTRGERELIATHVSELNQCKFCAGSHAAFAAAQLPDDYTHTPKMVALIDIATAVTESGRAVTAELIAKAKENGATDVEVHDTVLIAAVFCAANRYVDGLATWAPDEPEAYQRMADRIVPNGYTSIIGIS; this comes from the coding sequence ATGCCGCACATCGAGCTGCACAACAGCCTGCCCGGGATCGCCGGGCTGATGAACTACCGCCCCGAGACCGGCCGGCCGCTCACCGAGCTCACCGAGGTGTTGCTGCGCGGCCCGAGCGACCTGACCCGCGGCGAGCGCGAGCTGATCGCCACCCACGTCTCCGAGCTGAACCAGTGCAAGTTCTGCGCGGGCTCGCACGCCGCCTTCGCCGCCGCGCAGTTGCCCGACGACTACACCCACACGCCCAAGATGGTGGCGTTGATCGACATCGCGACGGCGGTGACCGAGAGCGGCCGGGCGGTGACCGCCGAGCTGATCGCCAAGGCGAAGGAGAACGGCGCGACCGACGTCGAGGTGCACGACACCGTGCTGATCGCCGCGGTGTTCTGCGCGGCCAACCGCTACGTGGACGGGCTGGCCACCTGGGCGCCGGACGAGCCCGAGGCGTACCAGCGGATGGCCGACCGGATCGTGCCCAACGGCTACACCTCGATCATCGGGATCAGCTGA